A stretch of Cucumis sativus cultivar 9930 chromosome 2, Cucumber_9930_V3, whole genome shotgun sequence DNA encodes these proteins:
- the LOC101221759 gene encoding transcriptional corepressor LEUNIG isoform X1: MSQTNWEADKMLDVYIHDYLVKRDLKATAQAFQAEGKVSSDPVAIDAPGGFLFEWWSVFWDIFIARTNEKHSDVAASYIETQLIKAREQQQHQQQQQQQTQPQQQQPQHMQMLLMQRHAQQQQQQQQQQQHQQQQQPQQQQQQSQQQQQQRRDGAQLLNGSSNGFVGNDPLMRQNPGSVNALATKMYEDRLKLPLQRDSLDDGAMKQRYGDNVGQLLDPNHASILKSAAATSQSSGQVLHGSTGGMSPQVQPRSQQLPGSTPDIKTEINPVLNPRAAGPEGSLMGIPGSNHGGNNLTLKGWPLTGLDQLRSGILQQQKPFIQAPQSFPQLQMLTPQHQQQLMLAQQNLTSPSVNDDGRRLRMLLNTRMAKDGLSNSVGDVVPNVGSPLQAGSPLLPRGDNTDMILKIKMAQLQQQQQQQQSSSQQQQQQQLQQHALSNQQSQSSNHNMHQQEKIGGAGSVTMDGSMSNSFRGNDQVSKNQTGRKRKQPVSSSGPANSSGTANTAGPSPSSAPSTPSTHTPGDAISMPALPHSGSSSKPLTMMFNSDGTGTFTSPSNQLWDDKELELQADMDRYVEDGSLDDNVDSFLSHDDGDPRDPVGRCMDGSKGFTFTEVNSVRASTSKVSSCHFSSDGKLLVSGGHDKKAVLWYTENLKPKTSLEEHAAIVTDVRFSPSMPRLATSSFDRTVRVWDADNHCYSLRTFTGHSASVMSLDFHPKKDDFICSCDGDGEIRYWNITNGSCAAVFKGGTGPMRFQPRLGRYFSAVVDNIVTIFDVETQARVHSLRGHTKTVQSLCWDPSGEFLASVSEDSVRVWTLASGNEGESIHELSCNGNKFHSCVFHPTYSTLLVIGCYESLELWNTTENKTMTLSAHEGLVSSLAVSAASGLVASASHDRFIKLWK; encoded by the exons ATGTCTCAGACCAACTGGGAAGCTGATAAAAT GTTAGATGTTTATATTCATGATTATTTGGTAAAAAGAGATTTGAAGGCTACTGCTCAGGCTTTTCAAGCAGAGGGAAAAGTCTCTTCGGATCCTGTGG CTATTGATGCGCCTGGTGGCTTTCTGTTTGAATGGTGGTCGGTATTCTGGGATATATTCATTGCCAGAACTAATGAGAAGCACTCTGATGTTGCTGCATCTTATATTGAG ACACAATTAATAAAAGCAAGAGAGCAACAGCAACATCAAcaacagcagcagcagcaaaCACAgccacaacaacaacaaccacAGCACATGCAGATGCTTCTGATGCAGAGACATGCCCAAcaacagcagcagcaacaacagCAGCAACAGCATCAACAACAACAGCAGCCACAGCAACAGCAACAGCAGAGTcagcagcaacaacaacagCGAAGAGATGGAGCCCAACTCTTAAATGGATCTTCAAATGGCTTTGTTGGAAATGATCCTCTTATGCGCCAGAATCCCGGATCTGTAAATGCGTTGGCTACAAAAATGTACGAGGACAGATTAAAACTGCCCCTTCAGAGGGATTCCCTAGATGATGGTGCTATGAAA CAAAGGTATGGCGATAATGTCGGGCAGCTGTTGGACCCGAATCATGCTTCAATTCTGAAGTCAGCTGCAGCAACCAGCCAGTCCTCAGG GCAAGTGTTACATGGTTCAACTGGTGGAATGTCTCCTCAAGTTCAACCTAGGAGCCAGCAATTGCCAGGTTCCACACCG GATATAAAGACTGAGATCAACCCAGTTTTGAATCCTAGAGCTGCAGGTCCAGAGGGTTCACTGATGGGCATTCCTG GATCAAATCATGGTGGCAATAATTTGACCTTAAAGGGATGGCCCCTCACT gGTCTAGACCAGCTACGTTCTGGGATCCTTCAGCAACAAAAACCTTTCATACAGGCTCCCCAATCTTTTCCTCAGCTCCAGATGTTGACACCGCAACATCAACAACAACTAATGCTCGCACAACAGAATTTAACATCACCTTCTGTTAATGATGATGGTAGAAGATTGAGAATGCTTTTGAATACTCGAATGGCAAAAGATGGACTTTCAAATTCTGTTGGTGATGTTGTTCCTAATGTTGGATCTCCTCTACAAGCTGGCAGTCCTCTCTTGCCCCGTGGAGACAACACAGACATGATCCTTAAG ATAAAAATGGCTCAATTGCAGCAGCAACAACAGCAGCAACAGAGTAGTAgccagcagcagcagcagcagcaactTCAGCAGCACGCTCTTTCAAATCAACAATCACAAAGCTCAAACCACAATATGCACCAGCAAGAAAAAATTGGGGGTGCTGGCAGTGTCACCATGGATGGAAGCATGTCAAACTCATTTCGTGGAAATGATCAG GTTTCAAAGAATCAGACTGGGAGAAAGAGGAAGCAACCAGTATCATCTTCAGGTCCAGCAAATAGCTCAGGAACAGCAAATACTGCTGGCCCATCCCCAAGTTCTGCTCCTTCAACTCCCTCAACTCACACACCTGGAGATGCAATCTCAATGCCTGCTTTGCCTCACAGTGGCAGTTCATCTAAACCTTTGACGATGATGTTCAACAGTGACGGTACTGGCACTTTTACGTCCCCTTCAAATCAGTTG TGGGATGATAAAGAACTTGAATTGCAGGCTGATATGGATCGCTACGTGGAGGATGGATCTCTTGATGACAATGTCGACTCTTTTTTATCTCATGATGACGGGGACCCTAGAGATCCTGTAGGGCGCTGTATGGATGGCAGCAAAG GATTCACATTTACGGAGGTGAATTCTGTTAGAGCAAGCACAAGCAAAGTTTCCTCTTGCCACTTTTCATCTGATGGAAAGCTGCTTGTTAGTGGTGGTCATGATAAGAAG GCTGTATTATGGTACACAGAAAATTTGAAGCCGAAAACTTCACTTGAAGAACATGCTGCCATTGTCACCGATGTTCGTTTTAGTCCTAGCATGCCCCGACTTGCAACTTCATCATTCGATCGAACAGTCAGGGTTTGGGATGCTGACAAT CATTGTTATTCTCTACGTACTTTTACGGGACATTCTGCTTCTGTTATGTCTTTGGACTTCCATCCAAAGAAGGATGACTTTATTTGCTCTTGTGATGGTGATGGTGAAATTCGATACTGGAATATTACTAATGGCAGCTGTGCAGCAGTATTCAAG GGTGGTACGGGCCCAATGAGATTTCAACCTCGTCTCGGGAGATACTTTTCTGCTGTTGTAGATAATATCGTAACCATTTTTGATGTCGAGACACAAGCTCGCGTTCATTCTTTACGG GGACACACCAAAACGGTTCAATCACTTTGTTGGGATCCTTCTGGAGAGTTCCTGGCATCTGTTAGCGAGGATTCTGTTCGAGTGTGGACACTTGCTTCAGGGAATGAGGGTGAATCCATTCACGAGTTGAGTTGCAACGGCAATAAATTCCACTCTTGTGTGTTTCATCCCACCTACTCTACTTTGCTGGTTATTGGATGTTACGAG TCGTTAGAGCTTTGGAATACGACGGAGAACAAGACGATGACTCTATCAGCTCATGAAGGTTTAGTATCTTCCTTAGCAGTATCCGCAGCATCAGGTTTGGTTGCTTCGGCTAGCCATGACAGGTTCATCAAACTGtggaagtaa
- the LOC101221759 gene encoding transcriptional corepressor LEUNIG isoform X2 has product MSQTNWEADKMLDVYIHDYLVKRDLKATAQAFQAEGKVSSDPVAIDAPGGFLFEWWSVFWDIFIARTNEKHSDVAASYIETQLIKAREQQQHQQQQQQQTQPQQQQPQHMQMLLMQRHAQQQQQQQQQQQHQQQQQPQQQQQQSQQQQQQRRDGAQLLNGSSNGFVGNDPLMRQNPGSVNALATKMYEDRLKLPLQRDSLDDGAMKQRYGDNVGQLLDPNHASILKSAAATSQSSGQVLHGSTGGMSPQVQPRSQQLPGSTPDIKTEINPVLNPRAAGPEGSLMGIPGSNHGGNNLTLKGWPLTGLDQLRSGILQQQKPFIQAPQSFPQLQMLTPQHQQQLMLAQQNLTSPSVNDDGRRLRMLLNTRMAKDGLSNSVGDVVPNVGSPLQAGSPLLPRGDNTDMILKIKMAQLQQQQQQQQSSSQQQQQQQLQQHALSNQQSQSSNHNMHQQEKIGGAGSVTMDGSMSNSFRGNDQVSKNQTGRKRKQPVSSSGPANSSGTANTAGPSPSSAPSTPSTHTPGDAISMPALPHSGSSSKPLTMMFNSDGTGTFTSPSNQLADMDRYVEDGSLDDNVDSFLSHDDGDPRDPVGRCMDGSKGFTFTEVNSVRASTSKVSSCHFSSDGKLLVSGGHDKKAVLWYTENLKPKTSLEEHAAIVTDVRFSPSMPRLATSSFDRTVRVWDADNHCYSLRTFTGHSASVMSLDFHPKKDDFICSCDGDGEIRYWNITNGSCAAVFKGGTGPMRFQPRLGRYFSAVVDNIVTIFDVETQARVHSLRGHTKTVQSLCWDPSGEFLASVSEDSVRVWTLASGNEGESIHELSCNGNKFHSCVFHPTYSTLLVIGCYESLELWNTTENKTMTLSAHEGLVSSLAVSAASGLVASASHDRFIKLWK; this is encoded by the exons ATGTCTCAGACCAACTGGGAAGCTGATAAAAT GTTAGATGTTTATATTCATGATTATTTGGTAAAAAGAGATTTGAAGGCTACTGCTCAGGCTTTTCAAGCAGAGGGAAAAGTCTCTTCGGATCCTGTGG CTATTGATGCGCCTGGTGGCTTTCTGTTTGAATGGTGGTCGGTATTCTGGGATATATTCATTGCCAGAACTAATGAGAAGCACTCTGATGTTGCTGCATCTTATATTGAG ACACAATTAATAAAAGCAAGAGAGCAACAGCAACATCAAcaacagcagcagcagcaaaCACAgccacaacaacaacaaccacAGCACATGCAGATGCTTCTGATGCAGAGACATGCCCAAcaacagcagcagcaacaacagCAGCAACAGCATCAACAACAACAGCAGCCACAGCAACAGCAACAGCAGAGTcagcagcaacaacaacagCGAAGAGATGGAGCCCAACTCTTAAATGGATCTTCAAATGGCTTTGTTGGAAATGATCCTCTTATGCGCCAGAATCCCGGATCTGTAAATGCGTTGGCTACAAAAATGTACGAGGACAGATTAAAACTGCCCCTTCAGAGGGATTCCCTAGATGATGGTGCTATGAAA CAAAGGTATGGCGATAATGTCGGGCAGCTGTTGGACCCGAATCATGCTTCAATTCTGAAGTCAGCTGCAGCAACCAGCCAGTCCTCAGG GCAAGTGTTACATGGTTCAACTGGTGGAATGTCTCCTCAAGTTCAACCTAGGAGCCAGCAATTGCCAGGTTCCACACCG GATATAAAGACTGAGATCAACCCAGTTTTGAATCCTAGAGCTGCAGGTCCAGAGGGTTCACTGATGGGCATTCCTG GATCAAATCATGGTGGCAATAATTTGACCTTAAAGGGATGGCCCCTCACT gGTCTAGACCAGCTACGTTCTGGGATCCTTCAGCAACAAAAACCTTTCATACAGGCTCCCCAATCTTTTCCTCAGCTCCAGATGTTGACACCGCAACATCAACAACAACTAATGCTCGCACAACAGAATTTAACATCACCTTCTGTTAATGATGATGGTAGAAGATTGAGAATGCTTTTGAATACTCGAATGGCAAAAGATGGACTTTCAAATTCTGTTGGTGATGTTGTTCCTAATGTTGGATCTCCTCTACAAGCTGGCAGTCCTCTCTTGCCCCGTGGAGACAACACAGACATGATCCTTAAG ATAAAAATGGCTCAATTGCAGCAGCAACAACAGCAGCAACAGAGTAGTAgccagcagcagcagcagcagcaactTCAGCAGCACGCTCTTTCAAATCAACAATCACAAAGCTCAAACCACAATATGCACCAGCAAGAAAAAATTGGGGGTGCTGGCAGTGTCACCATGGATGGAAGCATGTCAAACTCATTTCGTGGAAATGATCAG GTTTCAAAGAATCAGACTGGGAGAAAGAGGAAGCAACCAGTATCATCTTCAGGTCCAGCAAATAGCTCAGGAACAGCAAATACTGCTGGCCCATCCCCAAGTTCTGCTCCTTCAACTCCCTCAACTCACACACCTGGAGATGCAATCTCAATGCCTGCTTTGCCTCACAGTGGCAGTTCATCTAAACCTTTGACGATGATGTTCAACAGTGACGGTACTGGCACTTTTACGTCCCCTTCAAATCAGTTG GCTGATATGGATCGCTACGTGGAGGATGGATCTCTTGATGACAATGTCGACTCTTTTTTATCTCATGATGACGGGGACCCTAGAGATCCTGTAGGGCGCTGTATGGATGGCAGCAAAG GATTCACATTTACGGAGGTGAATTCTGTTAGAGCAAGCACAAGCAAAGTTTCCTCTTGCCACTTTTCATCTGATGGAAAGCTGCTTGTTAGTGGTGGTCATGATAAGAAG GCTGTATTATGGTACACAGAAAATTTGAAGCCGAAAACTTCACTTGAAGAACATGCTGCCATTGTCACCGATGTTCGTTTTAGTCCTAGCATGCCCCGACTTGCAACTTCATCATTCGATCGAACAGTCAGGGTTTGGGATGCTGACAAT CATTGTTATTCTCTACGTACTTTTACGGGACATTCTGCTTCTGTTATGTCTTTGGACTTCCATCCAAAGAAGGATGACTTTATTTGCTCTTGTGATGGTGATGGTGAAATTCGATACTGGAATATTACTAATGGCAGCTGTGCAGCAGTATTCAAG GGTGGTACGGGCCCAATGAGATTTCAACCTCGTCTCGGGAGATACTTTTCTGCTGTTGTAGATAATATCGTAACCATTTTTGATGTCGAGACACAAGCTCGCGTTCATTCTTTACGG GGACACACCAAAACGGTTCAATCACTTTGTTGGGATCCTTCTGGAGAGTTCCTGGCATCTGTTAGCGAGGATTCTGTTCGAGTGTGGACACTTGCTTCAGGGAATGAGGGTGAATCCATTCACGAGTTGAGTTGCAACGGCAATAAATTCCACTCTTGTGTGTTTCATCCCACCTACTCTACTTTGCTGGTTATTGGATGTTACGAG TCGTTAGAGCTTTGGAATACGACGGAGAACAAGACGATGACTCTATCAGCTCATGAAGGTTTAGTATCTTCCTTAGCAGTATCCGCAGCATCAGGTTTGGTTGCTTCGGCTAGCCATGACAGGTTCATCAAACTGtggaagtaa